A section of the Lathamus discolor isolate bLatDis1 chromosome 6, bLatDis1.hap1, whole genome shotgun sequence genome encodes:
- the BHLHA15 gene encoding class A basic helix-loop-helix protein 15: protein MKTKTKAKQQRHTADKEAFSEESSMRKKELVKCLRHKERRNGGNKESSKMAPARAKHPWSCKDRNLRRLESNERERQRMHKLNNAFQALREVIPHVRAENKLSKIETLTLAKNYIKSLTSIILNMSNGHLPAAEGIGGGRGSKLYQQHSNDDNEEQIQKYST, encoded by the coding sequence ATGAAgactaaaaccaaagcaaagcagcagaggcACACTGCTGACAAAGAAGCATTTTCCGAGGAGTCAtcaatgaggaaaaaagaactgGTGAAATGTTTGCGGCACAAAGAAAGGAGGAATGGGGGAAACAAGGAGAGCAGCAAGATGGCTCCAGCCAGAGCCAAGCATCCTTGGAGCTGTAAGGACAGGAATTTGAGGAGACTGGAAAGCAACGAGCGGGAGAGGCAGAGAATGCACAAGCTCAACAATGCGTTCCAGGCTTTGCGGGAGGTGATCCCTCATGTGAGGGCTGAGAACAAACTGTCCAAAATAGAGACTCTCACACTGGCCAAAAACTACATTAAATCTTTGACCTCCATTATACTAAATATGTCCAATGGACACTTGCCAGCAGCTGAAGGGATAGGGGGAGGCCGGGGGTCCAAACTGTACCAGCAACATAGCAATGATGATAATGAGGAACAGATACAAAAATACTCCACATAG